Proteins from a genomic interval of Paenibacillus sp. FSL R5-0623:
- a CDS encoding amidase: MSSFSYTSYDAVGLAELIRSREVSPVEMLEAAFARLEEVNPQLNAVIRTYENHAREEAGLVRPGEQPFAGVPLLLKDISQSLEGEFLTSGSRLFSEHRALRNSNFVTRLRDAGFIFIGHTNTPEFGLKNITEPRLHGPTRNPWNINHSPGGSSGGAAAAVASGIVPLAGASDGGGSIRIPASFSGLFGLKPTRGRTPVGPGVGRQWQGASIDFALSRSVRDSAALLDTLQVIQPEAAFHAPLFPGSYLADMSYPHQRKLKIAYTTDSPVGTPVSAEAKESVYKLVRWLEDQGHHVEEKLSPVNGVRLMENYYMMNSGEMAAMISSMERSMGRALTSDDMEIESWVLAEAGKKVSAAEFVHSLAEWDVAAAQMSTLFERYDFYVTPVNAFPAPKIGELTPHDEQIRNLMRISELDKTQQQQLIYEMFEPSLTYTPFTQLANLTGQPAISVPLHMTPEGLPMGVQVMATKGREDWLLHLAGQLEKSNLWIGMNGNPLFPV, translated from the coding sequence ATGTCTTCATTCTCATATACCTCCTACGACGCCGTAGGTTTAGCTGAACTGATCCGATCCCGGGAAGTATCCCCTGTTGAAATGCTGGAAGCGGCGTTTGCACGCCTTGAAGAAGTGAATCCGCAACTTAATGCGGTTATTCGTACATATGAAAATCACGCACGGGAGGAAGCCGGTTTGGTTCGCCCTGGAGAACAACCTTTTGCCGGTGTGCCCCTGCTCCTGAAAGATATTTCGCAATCCTTGGAAGGTGAATTTCTGACTTCAGGCTCACGTTTGTTCAGCGAGCATCGCGCGTTACGCAATTCCAATTTTGTCACTCGACTCCGTGATGCAGGCTTTATCTTCATAGGACATACCAATACACCTGAATTTGGTTTGAAAAATATTACTGAGCCCCGTCTTCATGGTCCAACTCGTAATCCATGGAATATCAATCACTCCCCAGGTGGTTCAAGTGGTGGTGCCGCTGCCGCTGTAGCTTCGGGTATTGTTCCTCTTGCCGGAGCCAGTGACGGAGGCGGTTCGATTCGTATCCCGGCTTCCTTTAGCGGCTTGTTTGGATTAAAACCAACGCGTGGACGGACACCTGTGGGGCCTGGAGTTGGTCGTCAATGGCAAGGCGCATCCATTGATTTTGCACTATCCCGCTCGGTTCGGGACAGTGCCGCCCTGCTCGATACTTTGCAAGTCATTCAGCCCGAAGCTGCGTTCCATGCTCCACTCTTTCCAGGCAGTTACTTGGCTGATATGAGCTATCCACATCAACGCAAACTGAAAATTGCATACACAACGGATTCGCCCGTGGGAACACCTGTCAGCGCAGAAGCCAAAGAGTCTGTATACAAGCTCGTTCGCTGGTTGGAAGATCAAGGTCATCATGTTGAAGAAAAGCTGAGTCCAGTCAATGGAGTCAGGTTGATGGAGAACTATTACATGATGAACAGTGGTGAGATGGCCGCGATGATCTCTTCCATGGAACGATCCATGGGCCGGGCTCTGACCTCCGATGATATGGAGATTGAATCCTGGGTTCTAGCTGAAGCTGGCAAAAAGGTATCCGCTGCGGAATTTGTACATAGCTTAGCAGAATGGGATGTAGCTGCAGCTCAGATGTCTACCTTGTTTGAGCGTTATGACTTCTACGTCACACCTGTTAATGCTTTTCCTGCGCCTAAGATTGGTGAATTAACACCTCATGACGAACAGATCCGTAATCTGATGCGAATTAGTGAATTGGACAAGACCCAGCAGCAGCAACTCATCTATGAAATGTTTGAGCCGAGTCTCACCTATACTCCGTTCACCCAGCTTGCGAATCTGACAGGCCAACCTGCGATTAGTGTGCCTCTTCATATGACACCAGAAGGTTTGCCAATGGGTGTTCAGGTGATGGCAACCAAGGGACGTGAAGATTGGTTATTACATCTGGCTGGACAGCTTGAAAAGTCAAATCTATGGATCGGGATGAATGGTAACCCACTTTTTCCAGTCTAA
- a CDS encoding manganese catalase family protein → MFRHQKELQFEVKVDRPDPMLARQVQEVLGGQFGEMTVMMQYLFQGFNCRGEEKYKDMLMDIGTEEIGHVEMLCSLISQLLDGATPEEQQQAAEDPVTAAIMGGINPQHLLVSGLGGLPTNSNGVPWNGSYIVASGNLLADMRSNLHAESQGRLQVARLYHMTTDEGVRATFRKMLARDRYHQYQWMAAIQELEEKNGVVVPASFPPEAEQESQPHAYEFWNLSEGTESAEGLWATGSAPDGTGDYVYISNPVPKGQIPEPVIPATELHHDLDMRSTDK, encoded by the coding sequence ATGTTTCGACATCAGAAAGAGTTGCAATTTGAAGTCAAAGTAGATCGTCCCGATCCCATGCTTGCACGTCAGGTTCAAGAAGTGTTGGGAGGACAATTTGGTGAAATGACCGTCATGATGCAGTACCTTTTTCAGGGATTCAATTGCCGAGGTGAAGAGAAATATAAAGATATGCTAATGGATATTGGCACCGAAGAAATTGGACATGTCGAGATGCTCTGCTCATTGATCAGTCAGTTGCTGGATGGTGCTACTCCTGAGGAACAACAACAAGCCGCTGAGGATCCTGTGACAGCTGCAATTATGGGCGGTATCAACCCACAACATCTGCTCGTCAGCGGTCTTGGTGGTTTGCCAACCAACTCTAACGGTGTTCCGTGGAATGGTTCGTATATCGTGGCAAGCGGAAACTTGCTTGCAGACATGCGCTCCAATTTGCATGCCGAGAGTCAGGGTCGCCTTCAGGTGGCAAGACTGTACCATATGACAACTGATGAAGGTGTGCGGGCTACTTTCCGTAAAATGTTAGCACGTGATCGTTATCACCAGTATCAATGGATGGCCGCTATTCAGGAACTGGAAGAAAAGAATGGAGTCGTTGTTCCAGCCTCTTTCCCTCCTGAAGCCGAGCAAGAATCTCAGCCGCACGCCTATGAATTCTGGAATCTCTCCGAGGGAACTGAATCCGCCGAAGGCTTATGGGCTACAGGAAGTGCACCTGATGGAACCGGAGACTATGTATATATCTCCAATCCTGTTCCAAAGGGACAGATACCTGAGCCCGTCATTCCTGCGACGGAACTTCACCATGACCTGGATATGAGATCAACAGATAAATAA
- a CDS encoding YCF48-related protein, producing MRLQWIKIAQTALLSIGIAAVLAACTDSDQPPEAEPPQQQEDAGNTGQTLTVVPPVNSTESADMAKYQIQTRLTDFQLLNDNGGLAWGVTRNALRLYYTQDQGKTWTNISPSENVQFPANPKYGQSIYFVDRAHGWIVREGMGGTDTMVLRTNNGGVTWSLSSLSKTDKVTAISFVSPEKGWILTTVDTAIGKQDKKLYFTEDGGITWNRMLSSDEDGKQEAEEISKRGYTMGMTFSDPKHGFLTALEFGTPKLYVTSDGGESWNTGPSFFDRNKFNGCGNFSVSSPQFFGREAQSAWMSMSCSQGESTTFNGFFTTDGGKSWKLSNFTLNKQTGPNRNLSPVFLNASEGWAMQKGITYHTKDAGKTWSVLPASSVLEKILEDYPEIVKMQMVTPKLGWILVENTDAKRSLLLQTVDGGVHWKVL from the coding sequence TTGCGTTTGCAATGGATTAAAATCGCGCAGACAGCATTGCTGTCTATAGGTATAGCAGCTGTATTGGCTGCATGCACCGACTCAGATCAACCTCCGGAAGCAGAACCTCCGCAGCAGCAGGAGGACGCCGGGAATACAGGGCAGACATTAACTGTCGTTCCCCCTGTGAACAGTACAGAATCTGCAGATATGGCCAAGTACCAAATACAGACCCGTTTGACCGATTTTCAGTTGCTCAATGACAACGGAGGATTGGCGTGGGGTGTGACGCGGAATGCACTGCGCCTGTACTACACTCAGGATCAGGGAAAGACCTGGACCAATATTTCACCTTCGGAAAATGTACAGTTTCCGGCTAACCCTAAATATGGACAAAGCATTTATTTTGTAGATCGTGCACATGGTTGGATTGTTCGTGAAGGCATGGGTGGAACAGATACCATGGTGCTTCGCACCAACAATGGGGGCGTAACCTGGAGCCTGTCTTCTCTGTCCAAGACGGATAAAGTGACTGCGATCTCATTTGTATCTCCTGAAAAAGGCTGGATTCTCACCACGGTCGATACCGCTATTGGTAAACAGGACAAGAAACTTTACTTCACCGAGGACGGTGGAATCACCTGGAATCGGATGTTATCCAGTGATGAAGATGGCAAACAGGAAGCAGAAGAAATTTCCAAACGTGGATACACCATGGGGATGACATTCTCGGATCCAAAGCATGGTTTCTTAACAGCGCTTGAGTTCGGTACACCGAAGTTATATGTAACATCAGACGGTGGTGAGAGCTGGAATACAGGACCATCCTTCTTTGATCGAAACAAATTCAACGGGTGTGGTAATTTCAGTGTTAGTTCACCACAATTTTTTGGACGTGAAGCGCAGTCAGCCTGGATGTCAATGTCCTGTTCTCAAGGGGAGAGCACGACATTCAATGGATTCTTTACCACTGATGGCGGAAAGAGCTGGAAGCTGTCCAATTTCACTTTAAACAAACAAACGGGTCCGAATCGTAACCTTTCACCGGTATTTCTGAACGCATCGGAAGGTTGGGCGATGCAAAAGGGCATAACCTACCACACCAAGGATGCGGGCAAAACATGGAGCGTTCTTCCTGCAAGCAGTGTACTGGAGAAAATTCTTGAAGACTATCCGGAGATTGTGAAGATGCAGATGGTTACTCCCAAGCTTGGCTGGATATTGGTTGAAAATACAGATGCCAAAAGATCGCTGTTACTGCAAACGGTAGATGGCGGTGTACATTGGAAAGTACTATAA
- a CDS encoding L-lactate dehydrogenase — protein MTNSAALKPSRVVIVGMGAVGTTTGYTLMLRQRSSELVFVDVNHDKATGEMLDMNHGLPFTGGVKVWAGDYSDCKDADIIIITAGASQKPGETRIDLLKKNASIFKDIIERITEVNSHGILLIATNPVDILSYTSWKQSGWPASRVIGSGTLLDSARFRYLIGKNKGIDPRSIHAHIIGEHGDSEVPVWSLANVAGTDLELDEETQQDIFDRTKNAAYEIINAKGATSYAIALALDRIVAAILGNEGSVLNVSTYLEDYNGVSDVYLGVPCVVDRNGVREILPLPLNESEKVAFQASANKLKEQIAGLE, from the coding sequence ATGACAAATAGTGCAGCTCTGAAACCAAGTCGTGTCGTGATTGTAGGCATGGGTGCGGTGGGAACAACAACGGGATACACGCTAATGCTGAGACAGCGTTCGTCCGAGTTGGTATTTGTGGATGTGAATCATGATAAGGCAACCGGCGAAATGCTGGATATGAACCACGGTCTTCCATTTACGGGAGGCGTGAAAGTATGGGCTGGCGATTATTCCGACTGCAAAGATGCAGATATCATTATTATTACAGCCGGTGCTTCCCAGAAGCCGGGCGAAACCCGGATTGATCTGCTGAAGAAAAATGCAAGCATTTTCAAAGATATTATTGAGCGTATTACTGAAGTGAATTCTCATGGTATTTTACTGATTGCAACCAATCCTGTAGATATTTTGTCCTATACTTCGTGGAAACAAAGCGGATGGCCTGCTTCCCGTGTCATCGGTTCAGGTACATTGCTCGATAGCGCACGTTTCCGTTACCTGATTGGCAAGAATAAAGGGATCGACCCGCGTAGTATTCACGCACACATTATTGGTGAGCATGGAGATTCCGAAGTACCGGTATGGAGCCTGGCTAACGTTGCAGGAACAGATCTGGAATTGGATGAAGAAACACAACAGGATATCTTCGACCGTACCAAAAATGCGGCGTATGAGATTATTAATGCCAAAGGAGCGACTTCCTATGCAATCGCCCTTGCTCTGGACCGCATTGTAGCTGCAATTCTCGGCAACGAAGGCTCCGTTCTGAACGTATCCACTTACCTTGAAGACTACAATGGTGTATCGGATGTTTATCTCGGAGTTCCATGTGTTGTCGATCGCAACGGTGTGCGCGAAATTCTGCCTCTTCCGCTGAATGAATCCGAGAAAGTGGCTTTCCAGGCATCTGCTAACAAATTAAAAGAACAGATCGCTGGATTGGAATAA
- a CDS encoding DinB family protein, with translation MTKTTALDVLRIQKDDTWDQCNWIVPLSKSLEGLTAEQAAWIPPSGGLSIWQLVNHMYYYNHRLLCRMQGKEPTLPAVDSNEYTFGNPGDATDAAGWNTLLQGTTRLAQQLRDQLAALQESDLEAAYMDSEEKWAHELARWVLHDAYHAGQIVLLRRQQGSWKIVF, from the coding sequence ATGACAAAAACAACAGCACTAGATGTGTTACGTATTCAAAAGGATGATACTTGGGATCAATGTAATTGGATTGTACCTTTGTCGAAATCCTTGGAGGGTCTTACAGCAGAACAAGCAGCCTGGATTCCACCTTCAGGGGGATTAAGCATCTGGCAGTTGGTTAACCATATGTATTATTACAACCATCGCTTATTATGTCGCATGCAAGGTAAGGAGCCTACCCTTCCTGCTGTTGACTCCAATGAATACACATTTGGGAATCCTGGAGATGCAACGGACGCAGCCGGATGGAATACACTGCTACAGGGTACAACTCGATTAGCCCAACAGTTGCGAGATCAATTGGCTGCACTTCAAGAGTCAGATCTTGAAGCCGCATATATGGATTCCGAAGAGAAATGGGCACACGAACTAGCTCGCTGGGTACTCCATGATGCGTATCACGCAGGTCAGATCGTGCTTCTTCGCAGACAGCAAGGAAGTTGGAAAATCGTTTTCTAA
- a CDS encoding tyrosine-type recombinase/integrase, protein MMTEEIKEQYADELEAFHIWMKDAGYTGHTLKSYTGDVVEFLVSIQGKSLEQVKKLHVLSFLSRARERGVSDATRNRKHAAVNCFYKSLIELELLSNNPAFGIKKSKTEKNRAPVFLDESGLSRFLESVEGKYRTRNLAVFLLMGYMGLRVGEVHALDCKDYNAERRTLDVFGKGRKWRSLPVPETVAKVLSQAMAERLDPWRPKEEALFVSQKGKRLSIRSIQLISTETFERFQQESPANQRQNYSSHKLRHSFATMMLRRGADLRTVQELLGHASIQTTTVYTHVTSREKEEAMALLDVKLPAFGLNN, encoded by the coding sequence ATGATGACCGAGGAGATTAAGGAGCAATATGCGGACGAGCTAGAAGCTTTTCACATATGGATGAAGGATGCCGGATATACAGGCCATACGTTAAAATCATACACAGGTGACGTAGTGGAATTCCTGGTCTCCATTCAAGGAAAGTCACTGGAGCAGGTCAAAAAGCTGCATGTGTTGTCTTTTCTGTCCCGCGCGCGGGAGCGTGGGGTTAGTGATGCCACGAGAAATCGCAAACATGCCGCGGTGAACTGTTTTTACAAGTCCCTCATTGAACTTGAATTGTTAAGCAATAATCCGGCGTTTGGGATCAAAAAATCCAAAACCGAGAAAAACCGTGCGCCCGTTTTCCTTGATGAAAGTGGGCTGTCACGTTTTCTGGAGTCGGTAGAAGGAAAGTATCGTACACGTAATCTGGCTGTTTTTCTACTGATGGGATATATGGGATTACGGGTTGGAGAAGTGCATGCTCTGGATTGCAAAGACTATAACGCGGAGCGACGTACGTTGGATGTATTTGGTAAAGGTCGTAAATGGCGCTCCCTACCTGTACCGGAGACTGTGGCAAAAGTCTTATCACAAGCGATGGCTGAGCGTCTCGATCCTTGGCGACCGAAAGAGGAAGCACTATTTGTCTCGCAAAAAGGGAAAAGATTGTCTATTCGCAGCATCCAGCTCATATCTACGGAAACCTTTGAACGCTTCCAACAGGAATCACCCGCTAATCAACGTCAAAACTACTCCAGTCATAAGCTGCGTCACTCCTTCGCGACCATGATGTTACGGCGTGGAGCCGACTTGCGTACAGTACAGGAACTGCTCGGTCATGCATCGATTCAAACGACAACCGTGTACACTCACGTAACCAGCCGGGAGAAAGAAGAGGCTATGGCTCTGTTGGACGTTAAACTTCCCGCATTTGGGTTAAACAATTAG
- a CDS encoding DMT family transporter, producing MEKTSAASPVYRKERSNTGFWLVVLGAALWGVDPLFRIILLNTMTSTQIVLVEHIIVSLIAIPVLWKFRSDLKNLRARHWIAVIFISWGGSALATVLFTMALTHNDPNTVLLLQKMQPLFAIVLAKLLLKETLPRRFGGLFFIALAGTYLLTFGFTLPLGNWDNWIHAGSLLSLGAAALWGGSTVMGRLMLGQARYETVTSLRFVVALPLLIFMTWNEGAAWTFPSGTGEQAAVILNILGQALLPGLLSLLLYYKGLSSTKASVATLAELSFPMAGVLVNWIAFRTLITWEQLLGFILIWVALFAISRQQERSSTAADAAPKLRTE from the coding sequence ATGGAAAAGACATCAGCAGCATCACCTGTTTACCGCAAGGAACGAAGTAATACCGGATTCTGGCTTGTAGTTCTCGGCGCCGCCTTATGGGGTGTCGACCCACTCTTCCGCATTATTTTGCTAAATACGATGACATCCACGCAGATTGTACTGGTGGAACATATCATCGTCAGTCTTATTGCCATTCCCGTGCTGTGGAAATTCCGGTCTGACCTGAAGAACCTGCGCGCTCGCCACTGGATTGCCGTGATTTTTATCTCATGGGGAGGATCAGCACTCGCAACGGTATTGTTCACCATGGCACTAACACATAACGATCCAAATACGGTGCTTTTATTGCAAAAAATGCAACCCCTCTTCGCTATCGTGCTGGCTAAACTATTATTAAAAGAAACCTTGCCTCGTCGCTTCGGTGGATTGTTCTTCATTGCATTAGCAGGAACGTACCTGCTTACATTTGGCTTCACATTGCCATTAGGTAACTGGGACAACTGGATTCATGCTGGAAGCTTGTTATCCCTTGGGGCTGCTGCCTTATGGGGAGGTTCAACCGTAATGGGCCGATTGATGCTGGGGCAGGCGCGTTATGAAACGGTCACCTCCCTTCGCTTTGTCGTTGCTCTCCCGCTCCTGATCTTTATGACGTGGAATGAAGGTGCGGCATGGACGTTTCCGTCCGGAACGGGTGAACAGGCTGCTGTCATCCTCAACATTCTTGGTCAGGCATTGTTACCAGGTTTGCTCAGTCTTCTGTTGTATTACAAAGGTCTGTCGTCAACCAAAGCATCTGTTGCAACACTCGCAGAACTTAGCTTCCCGATGGCGGGTGTGTTGGTGAACTGGATTGCTTTCCGTACACTGATTACATGGGAGCAGCTGCTTGGTTTTATCCTGATCTGGGTGGCCCTCTTCGCCATTTCCAGACAGCAGGAAAGATCATCAACTGCGGCTGATGCTGCACCGAAGTTGCGTACAGAGTAA
- a CDS encoding spore coat protein, whose amino-acid sequence MTTTKTKEMLVKAVAPMDDMAIATDMLLSAKSAVRTYAIALTETATPRVRKVLKAQLDTAIETHQKIADYMIKNEMYHPYSIEEQVKHDIEKSDMALKLLDDN is encoded by the coding sequence ATGACTACAACCAAAACGAAAGAAATGCTCGTTAAAGCCGTTGCTCCCATGGATGATATGGCCATTGCCACCGATATGCTTCTTTCTGCTAAGTCGGCGGTACGTACCTATGCGATAGCCCTTACCGAAACTGCAACCCCCCGAGTTCGGAAAGTCCTTAAAGCTCAATTGGATACGGCAATCGAAACCCACCAAAAGATCGCAGATTATATGATCAAGAATGAGATGTATCATCCCTATAGTATAGAAGAGCAAGTTAAACACGATATAGAAAAATCAGACATGGCGTTGAAATTGTTGGATGACAACTAA
- a CDS encoding amidohydrolase family protein — MCLVRTSYLLKNGCVLSMDARIGQYKRADVLIQDSLIMAIQPDLDIPDAEIIDASSMIIMPGLVDTHRHMWESLVKTAGTNWSLPVYLQNLYYGAMGSKLRAEDSYIANLLGSLEALNAGVTTVLDWSMPYSPDHTDELIRGLQDAGIRAVFAHGVPGETDYWNRDSQLTYSNKDVRRVKERYFSSRDQLLTYGLAIRGPEFSHWDTTVKEIELAQELDAICSMHAGFGSWGSVDRSISHLYEAGLLSPRVNIVHGNTMGMDEYKVLADSGASLSVTPEVEMMMGHGYPATGYFLEHGGTPTLGVDVVTSTGGDMFSQMKFALQSERSRANEQLLQQGEMPGELNLQSSQVLRFATSAGAQALGLEQKVGTLTPGKEADLVMIRTTDLNMFPVHDPIGAVVQFANPSNVDTVFVAGRLVKREGKLLNVDLDAIRHAAMQSKDYLLTQYRISDAERIAFS, encoded by the coding sequence ATGTGTCTTGTGCGGACAAGTTATCTGTTGAAAAATGGCTGTGTGTTGTCGATGGATGCTCGAATTGGACAGTATAAGAGGGCGGACGTTCTGATTCAGGATTCACTGATCATGGCGATCCAGCCCGACCTGGATATTCCGGATGCGGAGATCATTGATGCTTCATCGATGATTATTATGCCTGGGCTGGTGGACACGCATCGGCATATGTGGGAATCACTTGTCAAAACAGCAGGAACCAACTGGTCGTTACCAGTTTATTTGCAAAATCTCTATTATGGTGCGATGGGAAGCAAGCTCCGTGCAGAAGATAGTTATATTGCCAACTTGCTCGGTTCCTTGGAAGCGCTTAATGCAGGAGTGACAACGGTGTTGGATTGGAGCATGCCGTATTCCCCTGACCACACGGATGAACTGATTCGTGGACTTCAGGATGCTGGGATTCGGGCGGTATTTGCTCACGGAGTCCCTGGTGAGACGGACTACTGGAATCGGGATAGTCAACTCACGTATTCGAATAAAGATGTGAGAAGAGTCAAAGAACGTTATTTTTCATCACGGGATCAATTGCTTACTTATGGGCTTGCCATTCGTGGTCCGGAGTTCAGTCATTGGGATACAACCGTGAAAGAGATCGAACTAGCACAAGAGCTGGATGCAATCTGTTCCATGCATGCCGGATTTGGCAGTTGGGGATCTGTGGATCGCTCCATCAGTCACTTGTACGAAGCGGGACTCTTAAGTCCACGGGTGAATATCGTTCATGGTAACACCATGGGCATGGATGAATACAAAGTGCTGGCAGATAGCGGCGCTTCCTTGTCGGTCACACCTGAGGTTGAAATGATGATGGGTCATGGATATCCGGCCACCGGCTATTTTCTTGAACATGGGGGAACCCCTACACTTGGTGTAGATGTGGTAACGTCCACAGGCGGAGATATGTTCTCGCAGATGAAGTTTGCACTTCAATCTGAACGATCCAGAGCCAATGAACAACTTTTGCAGCAGGGTGAGATGCCTGGCGAGTTGAACTTGCAGTCCAGCCAAGTACTGAGATTTGCAACTTCGGCTGGTGCACAAGCATTAGGATTGGAGCAGAAGGTCGGAACGCTGACCCCAGGAAAGGAAGCGGACCTGGTCATGATTCGTACCACCGACCTGAATATGTTCCCTGTTCATGATCCAATCGGCGCTGTTGTGCAATTTGCCAATCCATCCAACGTGGATACGGTCTTTGTGGCAGGTAGACTCGTGAAGCGAGAGGGTAAGCTGTTGAATGTTGATCTGGATGCGATTCGTCATGCGGCGATGCAGAGCAAAGATTATTTGTTAACCCAATACCGGATATCGGACGCAGAGAGAATTGCTTTCTCATAA
- a CDS encoding CGNR zinc finger domain-containing protein, with protein sequence MDRLWTDFVNSDYHDWRGGDRSEDRLGKASWQQDFLERWQLNASVPASPEDELSMRNFRNELLALGARLSSGASLTDIEKQWLNGIMEAGHVRRTLTTIDQELKLQLVAVEAHWHQVMAEVAADFATTLVEGEGHRIRICDNSDCRWMFYDDTRSRTQKYCDDKMCGNLMKVRRFRAKRKSQN encoded by the coding sequence ATGGACAGGTTATGGACCGATTTTGTTAACAGCGATTATCACGACTGGCGTGGGGGAGATCGATCAGAGGACAGGCTTGGGAAGGCGAGCTGGCAGCAAGACTTTCTGGAGCGATGGCAACTTAACGCTTCTGTCCCTGCATCACCCGAAGATGAGTTGTCCATGAGAAACTTCAGGAATGAACTGTTGGCTCTTGGAGCCCGCTTGTCTTCTGGAGCATCGTTAACGGATATAGAAAAACAATGGTTAAATGGCATTATGGAAGCAGGGCATGTGAGAAGAACATTGACTACAATTGATCAGGAACTGAAACTCCAACTGGTAGCTGTAGAAGCACATTGGCATCAGGTTATGGCTGAGGTAGCTGCTGATTTTGCCACGACTTTGGTGGAGGGAGAAGGGCATAGGATTCGGATCTGTGATAATTCGGATTGTCGCTGGATGTTCTATGATGATACCCGAAGCAGAACACAGAAGTACTGTGATGATAAGATGTGTGGAAATCTGATGAAGGTCAGAAGATTTCGGGCGAAACGTAAATCCCAAAATTGA
- a CDS encoding DUF3231 family protein, producing the protein MGILSGNPKNEPMHYGEIFSVWQCSTIAKGAVSCYQAYMSHAGDKNLKKILEDLLDQAKLEIKECDTLLTENGIAPAPTLPERPHVEFEDIPAGARFTDPEIAAKVTADTAMGLVAASQTIGQSIREDIGALFAKYHATKTALGLRILQMNKEKGWLIPPPLQVKRPDSE; encoded by the coding sequence ATGGGTATTCTAAGTGGCAACCCCAAGAACGAGCCGATGCATTATGGTGAAATCTTTAGTGTATGGCAATGTTCCACAATAGCCAAAGGCGCTGTGTCTTGCTATCAAGCTTATATGAGTCATGCAGGAGATAAAAATTTAAAGAAAATCTTGGAAGATCTGCTGGACCAAGCCAAACTCGAAATTAAAGAATGCGATACACTATTGACTGAAAATGGTATTGCCCCTGCACCAACACTGCCAGAAAGACCACATGTTGAGTTTGAGGATATCCCGGCTGGCGCAAGATTCACAGATCCTGAGATTGCTGCAAAAGTAACAGCCGATACAGCCATGGGTCTGGTTGCTGCAAGCCAAACGATTGGGCAATCGATCAGAGAAGATATTGGCGCGCTATTTGCTAAATATCATGCGACCAAAACAGCTCTAGGCCTCCGAATTCTTCAAATGAACAAAGAAAAAGGGTGGCTTATTCCCCCACCGCTTCAAGTCAAAAGACCGGATTCAGAATAG
- a CDS encoding spore coat protein, with the protein MATKELALHEKLEVHELLTLKTSCATKAVTMLELVKDDTLKSLIEDDLDNSSKAIEQLKSLLK; encoded by the coding sequence ATGGCAACTAAGGAACTTGCATTACATGAAAAACTCGAAGTACATGAACTGCTAACTCTCAAAACTTCGTGTGCCACCAAAGCCGTAACGATGCTGGAACTCGTAAAAGACGACACACTAAAATCCTTAATCGAAGATGATTTGGACAACTCTTCCAAAGCTATTGAACAATTAAAATCTCTATTAAAATAA